In a genomic window of Sulfuriferula nivalis:
- the dsbD gene encoding protein-disulfide reductase DsbD → MRIFFILLFLFMQTISAHADELLEPEQAFNFSAQLVGNSQIEIRYKIADGYYLYRNKFKFNLKGADAGTPIYPAGIIKKDPNFGSVEIYHDEVRIKLPFTRGSENTIKLTSTAQGCAEAGVCYTPIDSTKSFNLPVSTKPIANLATPAPITQAGTLSANDFLSPEQAFSVTMTLVSPTTITAHFKIAPQYYLYQNKIHFAIKSPTDVNISKTDFPVADIKQDPNFGQMKVYHRDFTVELTLSRALNGTESLQINSDYQGCSEKGICYPPQKHSDTLGTQLTTNTASNADTGDNSQITQALHSGRFWVVMVTFFGAGLLLAFTPCVFPMIPILSGIIAGQKQVTRLSGFLLSLAYVLGMAITYAAAGVAAALSGTLLSNALQNPIALFIGAAVFVGLAFSMFGFFELQLPSAVQSKFSDASNKVKGGNFVGVFIMGALSALIVGPCVAPPLAAALAYIAQTGNTTLGGWALFSLAIGMGVPLLLIGLSAGTLLPRAGGWMNAVKYFFGVLMLAIAIWLVSPLMPIWVQMLLWAGLLIIAATYLHVLDPLPANASGWMRLWKGFGAVLMLGGIALIVGMLAGGRELLQPLSVFRPGTAVAAESNNNAIKFDRIKNNADLDAKIKQSAGKVVMLDFYADWCVSCKEMEHNTFSDPRIISKLKDIVLLQADITANSADDDALRKRFAVFGPPAIILFDAQGKELREHIIGYQTPEQFSLTLDKHLNP, encoded by the coding sequence ATAGAAATACGTTATAAAATTGCAGATGGTTACTATTTATACCGCAACAAGTTTAAATTTAACTTAAAGGGTGCAGATGCAGGCACTCCAATTTATCCTGCAGGCATAATCAAAAAAGATCCTAACTTTGGCTCAGTCGAAATTTACCATGACGAAGTACGCATTAAACTGCCATTTACCCGAGGCTCGGAAAACACGATTAAACTGACTAGCACCGCCCAAGGCTGTGCTGAAGCAGGTGTATGTTATACCCCCATCGATAGCACAAAGTCATTTAATCTACCTGTCAGCACTAAACCCATCGCAAATCTTGCCACCCCAGCTCCAATAACTCAAGCTGGTACACTCAGTGCAAATGACTTTCTGTCACCAGAGCAGGCCTTTAGTGTAACGATGACACTAGTTAGTCCAACAACAATTACTGCTCATTTTAAAATTGCACCACAGTATTACCTATATCAAAACAAAATCCATTTTGCGATTAAAAGTCCAACAGACGTCAACATTAGTAAGACTGATTTTCCTGTCGCAGATATTAAACAAGACCCAAATTTCGGGCAGATGAAGGTTTACCACCGAGATTTTACGGTTGAGCTAACACTAAGTCGTGCGCTTAACGGCACTGAATCACTACAAATAAATAGTGATTATCAAGGCTGCAGTGAAAAAGGTATTTGCTACCCACCGCAGAAACATAGCGACACACTCGGAACACAACTTACCACCAACACAGCTTCAAATGCAGATACAGGTGATAATAGCCAAATCACTCAAGCCTTACATAGCGGACGCTTCTGGGTAGTAATGGTCACTTTCTTTGGTGCAGGACTATTATTGGCGTTCACGCCTTGCGTATTCCCGATGATCCCAATTTTATCAGGCATCATTGCAGGGCAAAAACAAGTTACACGCTTATCTGGTTTCTTACTATCTCTCGCCTATGTTTTAGGCATGGCAATTACTTATGCGGCGGCCGGTGTTGCAGCTGCATTATCAGGAACTTTGCTTTCCAACGCATTGCAGAATCCAATTGCATTGTTTATAGGCGCAGCAGTATTCGTCGGGCTAGCCTTCTCCATGTTTGGCTTCTTCGAATTACAACTTCCTAGTGCGGTTCAAAGTAAATTCTCTGATGCCAGCAATAAGGTAAAAGGGGGTAATTTTGTTGGTGTGTTTATTATGGGTGCACTATCTGCCCTTATCGTCGGTCCTTGTGTCGCCCCACCACTCGCGGCTGCATTGGCTTATATAGCCCAGACTGGTAATACTACATTGGGCGGCTGGGCGCTGTTCTCGCTAGCAATTGGTATGGGCGTTCCCTTACTGCTGATAGGCTTATCAGCAGGCACACTATTACCACGCGCTGGCGGCTGGATGAATGCTGTAAAATACTTCTTTGGCGTACTGATGCTTGCCATCGCGATTTGGCTGGTTTCGCCATTAATGCCAATTTGGGTACAAATGCTACTATGGGCCGGATTGCTCATTATTGCAGCAACCTATTTGCATGTATTAGACCCATTACCTGCTAATGCATCAGGTTGGATGCGTTTATGGAAAGGCTTTGGCGCTGTGTTAATGCTCGGAGGTATTGCCCTGATTGTTGGCATGTTAGCAGGAGGACGTGAGTTATTACAGCCATTATCGGTTTTCAGACCTGGCACTGCCGTAGCAGCAGAATCAAACAATAACGCTATTAAATTTGATCGTATTAAGAATAATGCTGATCTTGACGCTAAAATTAAACAATCTGCAGGTAAGGTAGTCATGCTCGATTTTTATGCAGACTGGTGTGTGTCGTGTAAGGAAATGGAACACAACACATTCAGTGATCCACGTATTATATCGAAATTAAAGGATATCGTTTTGTTGCAAGCTGACATTACAGCCAATAGTGCTGATGATGATGCCTTGCGTAAACGCTTTGCAGTATTTGGCCCGCCAGCGATAATTTTATTTGATGCACAGGGTAAAGAATTGCGTGAACATATTATCGGTTACCAGACACCTGAACAATTTAGCCTAACTTTGGACAAGCACCTTAACCCATAA
- a CDS encoding TlpA family protein disulfide reductase: MKKSLLIVALIGIAAGGYYFYQQNNAVGNNQPQIISKPNSDAIFKARIADLAGVRQPLAQWRGKILVVNFWATWCPPCRQEVPEFIALQKQYGDQGLQFVGIALDEKAKIQNFMDEVGINYPVLVGDLEAVALAQTSGNRLGGLPYTVVIDQKGNIVATEMGALSKEKLITILTPLLSKKSV, from the coding sequence ATGAAAAAATCTCTACTTATAGTTGCACTCATCGGTATTGCTGCTGGTGGATATTATTTTTACCAGCAAAATAACGCTGTGGGTAATAACCAACCGCAAATAATTAGCAAACCCAATTCTGATGCGATTTTTAAAGCACGTATTGCTGATTTAGCTGGCGTACGCCAGCCTCTTGCACAATGGCGTGGCAAAATATTGGTGGTGAACTTCTGGGCGACATGGTGCCCTCCATGCCGTCAAGAAGTACCTGAATTTATCGCCTTACAAAAACAATATGGTGATCAAGGATTACAGTTTGTGGGTATTGCGCTAGATGAAAAAGCCAAGATACAAAACTTCATGGATGAAGTAGGCATAAATTATCCAGTGTTAGTTGGTGATTTAGAAGCAGTTGCACTTGCTCAAACGAGTGGAAATCGCCTGGGTGGTTTACCTTATACGGTAGTTATTGATCAGAAGGGCAATATTGTTGCTACAGAAATGGGGGCGCTGAGCAAAGAAAAGTTAATCACCATTCTCACTCCATTGCTTTCAAAGAAGTCCGTTTAA
- the aroQ gene encoding type II 3-dehydroquinate dehydratase gives MNELTTNLSKHILVLHGPNLNMLGVREPKHYGSDTLADINAQLYQRAKSAYISLSDFQTNSEAALIDRIHEAHGNIDFIIINPAAFTHTSVALRDALSAVAIPYIEIHLSNVFAREPFRHHSYLSDLAVGVISGLGSQGYLLALEYAINQLTIKA, from the coding sequence ATGAATGAGCTAACGACAAATCTGAGCAAACATATACTTGTATTGCACGGCCCTAATTTGAATATGCTGGGCGTACGTGAACCTAAGCACTATGGTTCAGATACGCTAGCTGACATCAATGCCCAGCTATACCAGCGTGCTAAGTCTGCTTATATATCATTATCTGATTTCCAAACTAACAGTGAAGCTGCGCTGATTGACCGTATACACGAAGCCCACGGCAATATTGATTTTATTATCATTAATCCTGCAGCTTTTACCCATACCAGCGTTGCATTGCGTGACGCGTTATCAGCAGTTGCCATACCTTATATAGAAATCCATTTATCCAACGTATTCGCCCGCGAACCATTCCGCCATCATTCCTATTTGAGTGATTTGGCGGTTGGCGTAATAAGTGGCCTAGGCTCGCAAGGTTACTTGCTTGCACTCGAATATGCTATCAACCAACTTACCATCAAGGCTTAA